The following is a genomic window from Lysinibacillus sp. JNUCC-52.
CGTTAAAATACCACCTATAATTAATAACGCATTCACTAATACATCAAATAAGCTCCACGGCTGTGCAAGAATTCCTATTATCCCTGCAATAACAACACCTACCCAAAACGGAACTTTTGGACCGCCAATATTTGAGAAAATAGTAGCTGCTGGAATTACATTAGCAGATGTATTTGTTGACCATTGTGCTAGAACGATCATTAATAAAAGTATTCCCAAAATAAAGCCACTCGCACTTTGTTGTAATGCGTTTATTGGATCAGCAGATGCGACAGCCATATAACAAACCGCTCCGATAGTAACGATAAACGTATTCGTAATAGGCATGACAATTAATGAACCGACCAACTGCGTTTTATTACGTTTAAACCAATTGCGCTCATTTTTTGGTGCTTTAAAGAAGCGAGAAAGGGACGGCATGTCGGCTGCTAAAGTAGCCCAGAAGCCCATATTCGCCATAATGACAATCATAAATGCTGTAAATGCCGCTACACCTGTAGTTGGCGTTTCAACCCAAGACCAAATTTCTTTTCCTTGAGCTGTAGCAGCATCAGCTAATGTTATATACATCCAACAGGAAATCAAAATGATAATCGGCGCTGCTAAATCTGCAAACCGCTCGATTGATTTAATGCCTAACGATGTATTGAAAAGTTGAAGTGCTGCAAAGACAAGGAAGCATATGAACCAATTATTAAAGTTAAATAGTAAATTTAAAATCCCATTAATAGCCATTGCACCGAAATATGTGTTTAGACCAAACCAACAGGCCGCTGTCACCCCTCGAACTAACGACGGTATATGTGTTCCAAACGTACCGAAAGGAGCACGCATATAGACAGGAAAAGACAAGCCATGTTCTATTCCGATATCTCCAATTAACGTCATAAATACACCGATTAAACACGAACCTATTAACGTTGCTAAAATTACCATAGGTAACGGTAAACTCATAATAGCAGAACCGCCTATTGCAAAGGCCGCTAATACAATAGCCATTCCTATCCAAATAACTGCAAAACCGAATGTTCCAATATTTCTTTGTTGATGTGTCACTGGAAGTAAATCAGGGGATTTCAAATAATTCCCGTCATGTTCCATACATTTCGCTCCTTTTTAATAAATTATGCATCCGTATCAAGCAATCCGAATAATGAGTAAGGCTGACCTAGCGCATCATTCATCACTTGTACTTGTTGCATGATTTTTCATTCAAATAGTTCCCGAATGAAAGGGCTATAAGAACATTTCTTTCGAGCTCCTTCAACGGTTGATTGCCCTACTGAATGAAATTTTCCGTGACATCTACTTGAGGTTGCCTCCCTTTAACACTAAAGGGAGGTGGAAAAACAGTTACTAACTAACAGTCGAAAATTTTATTTAGATAGACTACTCATAATTAATTGACGCTCATTCCAAGTCATTGGTGCAATAGC
Proteins encoded in this region:
- a CDS encoding NCS1 family transporter; this translates as MEHDGNYLKSPDLLPVTHQQRNIGTFGFAVIWIGMAIVLAAFAIGGSAIMSLPLPMVILATLIGSCLIGVFMTLIGDIGIEHGLSFPVYMRAPFGTFGTHIPSLVRGVTAACWFGLNTYFGAMAINGILNLLFNFNNWFICFLVFAALQLFNTSLGIKSIERFADLAAPIIILISCWMYITLADAATAQGKEIWSWVETPTTGVAAFTAFMIVIMANMGFWATLAADMPSLSRFFKAPKNERNWFKRNKTQLVGSLIVMPITNTFIVTIGAVCYMAVASADPINALQQSASGFILGILLLMIVLAQWSTNTSANVIPAATIFSNIGGPKVPFWVGVVIAGIIGILAQPWSLFDVLVNALLIIGGILTAIVGILFADYYLIRKRRVNVKDLYELNGQFKYMKGFNLAGLIAWIVGGAVANVFSAYSSLVGFIVGALVYYVLAKYWWFKKYPQAELEDPSDVKYLGITAGHNLDELFGQDSLSHPTASSEDVETVDQAEPILEIKGAE